Proteins found in one Amphiura filiformis chromosome 14, Afil_fr2py, whole genome shotgun sequence genomic segment:
- the LOC140169921 gene encoding uncharacterized protein — protein sequence MANSGMDLDETNQLHGENEGYNSINTQIKTNIAHGDTYTVSLILMPAAVTIGFTLVLAAVLSPKSLSPKCQVEEAFAVVNILLSICLMCLYVCFMMMYKNTDRTYFDISLTVGPKFGSGDKVDYFLVGSLFALNVCSVVDCVTAFTSSPSNTTIATDVIIAMNAVEIVLLIIQLIFTLFFIPRLMFSFNFEDKKTMYAFATLTTLQMCSWLVHAFEPLITLEQQIPNFPDSSLCGPIGDNANNGTCKLQIGNIYFDSFHIEYSAILTAFLFITGNRVMYSSPDRALPPNQQHNHARNLNENKCKLWTVILVSLVIAIGYLVVLILATYNNKFDDTETGYNLLNGTQIPAFGFLVILAGKMIWDSNSGNTPLFMSEYIIIVTSLFDVFWYTLRDLSGIVCAIFDETVRTPAIVSVIWTTIGICNTVTQTYLIVDIRRIKEKVPLWFRYALILFCCLNFAEWISRIFVIGAAKESGNPISPMVNALFGVYATEIISIIAFPIMNLYRLYFALFTLELIFKKELYKPND from the exons ATGGCTAATTCTGGTATGGATTTAGACGAGACAAACCAATTACATGGTGAAAATGAAGGATATAATAGTATAAACACACAGATAAAG aCCAACATAGCGCATGGAGATACTTATACCGTCTCATTGATTTTGATGCCGGCAGCTGTCACCATTGGGTTCACGTTGGTGCTTGCAGCAGTTCTTTCACCAAAATCTCTTTCACCAAAATGCCAAGTCGAAGAAGCATTTGCAGTGGTTAACATTCTTCTTTCCATCTGCCTGATGTGTTTATATGTGTGCTTCATGATGATGTATAAAAACACTGATAGAACGTATTTCGATATATCGTTAACAGTAGGGCCAAAGTTTGGATCAGGAGATAAAGTGGATTACTTCTTAGTAGGGTCACTTTTTGCGTTGAATGTATGTAGTGTAGTTGATTGCGTGACAGCATTTACCTCTAGTCCTAGCAATACTACAATTGCCACCGATGTCATCATTGCCATGAATGCAGTAGAAATAGTTTTGCTGATAATTCAACTCATTTTTACTCTTTTTTTCATTCCCAGGTTAATGTTTAGTTTCAATTTTGAAGACAAGAAAACCATGTATGCATTTGCCACTCTCACGACGCTGCAAATGTGTTCCTGGCTTGTACATGCATTCGAACCCTTGATTACATTGGAACAACAAATTCCTAACTTCCCTGATTCGAGCCTATGTGGTCCTATCGGGGATAATGCGAATAACGGCACATGCAAATTGCAAATTGGTAACATCTATTTTGATTCTTTTCATATTGAATATTCAGCTATTCTAACAGCATTTTTGTTTATTACCGGGAATAGAGTAATGTATTCATCTCCTGATCGCGCGTTACCCCCGAATCAGCAACATAATCATGCAcgtaatttgaatgaaaataaatgcAAGCTCTGGACTGTTATCTTAGTATCTTTGGTAATTGCTATTGGCTACCTGGTAGTTCTTATTCTGGCTACATATAATAACAAATTCGACGATACCGAAACTGGATACAACCTGTTAAATGGTACGCAGATACCCGCATTCGGTTTTTTAGTGATTTTAGCTGGAAAAATGATTTGGGATAGCAACTCTGGCAATACACCATTATTTATGAGTGAGTATATAATTATCGTCACCAGCCTCTTTGATGTATTTTGGTATACATTGCGCGACCTATCTGGTATAGTATGTGCTATTTTTGACGAGACTGTTCGAACCCCAGCAATTGTCTCTGTCATTTGGACCACGATCGGAATCTGCAATACAGTCACGCAGACCTATTTAATAGTTGATATCAGACGTATAAAAGAAAAAGTACCTCTTTGGTTTAGGTATGCGCTAATTTTATTCTGTTGCCTTAACTTTGCTGAGTGGATCTCGCGCATATTCGTTATAGGAGCTGCTAAAGAATCAGGAAACCCAATTTCCCCCATGGTCAATGCACTCTTTGGTGTCTATGCTACTGAGATAATTTCGATAATTGCATTCCCCATAATGAACTTGTATCGTCTCTACTTTGCACTGTTTACTTTGGAATTAATTTTCAAAAAGGAGCTGTACAAGCCAAATGACTAA
- the LOC140169920 gene encoding uncharacterized protein: METITPKAKCVICKRDMNDPRRLPCRHYFCNECILKCADKNHVQCPTCEPKKQYPVPKEGFPAYKPIEVCADPDHDGEKTEYYCELCPGGPLCSKCLEAHGDGHDVKGLENAAAEKASALALLQYKLEENANDLMEKLKHLESEKEELQRKIQDTKKAMIPDDSDAEFITNYNVIARNVKQLTETIPAAERFNSLTIENQKPFCEMSRTELLLAEKLQRPPKPELQSYSTNESSWKQILEFSTIPKAHLPTAIAVCGDTIAVTSTWNKVALYTEEGKFKQYLQDSSNDVLDIAVSPSDQYIVPSEDGFIIYSSDGVWQDQIRIPGYGNGTWRQFLETRFRWFGWFGSDTTFKDSIHSVDVDLSGQIILGLSLSGQGRISVYNSDGKFRRQFVPEHAEEMSMCRIACMRYNLCVSLSNFQLQIISKDGYKLETIEAPEGIEEADCSSWCPKYVCCSRPVPATRPETNANNEFEQQEELFVGNCGEPKTVFRYICMNGKFQYKDRVDKKDWNWNPSGIALSADNKKLFVVNKSRSLIRVYKRQ; this comes from the exons ATGGAAACGATTACACCAAAAGCAAAGTGTGTTATATGCAAGCGGGATATGAATGATCCTAGACGTCTACCATGCCGGCATTATTTTTGCAATGAATGTATTCTAAAATGTGCCGACAAAAATCATGTACAATGTCCTACGTGTGAGCCGAAAAAGCAGTACCCCGTACCAAAGGAAGGATTTCCAGCATATAAACCG ATAGAAGTTTGTGCTGATCCTGACCATGATGGAGAAAAGACTGAATACTACTGTGAACTTTGTCCAGGTGGTCCACTTTGTAGTAAATGTCTTGAAGCTCATGGCGATGGACACGATGTCAAAGGGTTGGAAAACGCCGCAGCAGAAAAGGCTAGTGCACTAGCACTACTACAATACAAACTTGAAGAGAATGCTAATGATTTGATGGAGAAACTTAAACACCTGGAGTCTGAAAAAGAAGAGCTGCAAAGAAAGATTCAGGATACCAAAAAGGCTATGATCCCTGACGACTCAGATGCAGAGTTTATAACTAACTACAATGTAATCGCTAGAAATGTAAAACAACTGACAGAAACAATACCAGCAGCAGAGAGGTTCAATTCTCTTACAATTGAAAACCAGAAACCTTTCTGTGAAATGTCGCGCACCGAACTTCTACTTGCAGAGAAACTACAGAGGCCGCCGAAACCAGAACTACAGAGCTATTCGACCAACGAATCGTCTTGGAAGCAAATTCTAGAATTTTCGACCATTCCGAAAGCTCATCTCCCAACAGCTATCGCTGTGTGTGGCGACACTATTGCCGTAACAAGCACATGGAACAAGGTCGCATTATATACGGAAGAGGGTAAATTCAAACAATACCTACAAGATTCATCAAACGATGTTCTGGACATTGCTGTTTCTCCAAGTGATCAATACATCGTACCTAGCGAAGACGGATTCATTATATATAGCAGTGACGGAGTTTGGCAAGATCAAATTCGTATTCCCGGTTATGGAAATGGAACTTGGAGACAATTCCTAGAAACGCGGTTTAGGTGGTTTGGGTGGTTTGGGTCAGATACTACTTTCAAAGACTCGATTCACTCTGTTGACGTTGATCTTTCAGGACAGATCATATTGGGGTTATCTTTAAGCGGACAAGGCCGAATTTCCGTCTACAATTCTGATGGGAAGTTCAGAAGGCAATTTGTACCAGAACACGCAGAAGAAATGTCCATGTGCAGGATTGCTTGCATGAGATATAATCTATGTGTATCTTTATCCAACTTCCAATTGCAAATTATCAGCAAAGATGGTTACAAGTTGGAAACCATCGAAGCTCCCGAAGGCATCGAAGAAGCTGACTGTTCATCATGGTGTCCTAAATACGTATGCTGCAGCAGGCCTGTGCCTGCAACAAGGCCTGAAACGAATGCAAATAACGAATTTGAGCAACAGGAAGAGCTATTTGTTGGCAATTGTGGCGAACCAAAAACCGTATTTAGGTACATTTGTATGAACGGGAAGTTTCAATACAAGGATCGTGTTGATAAGAAGGACTGGAACTGGAATCCATCTGGTATTGCCTTATCTGCCGATAACAAGAAGTTGTTTGTTGTAAACAAAAGCAGATCACTCATTCGTGTGTATAAGAGACAATAG